The genomic window ACATTGTTTAATACCTTGAAAACAATTTTGAAAACCAAGTTTGAACAAATAGACCACAGATCTGCCATATGCCAGACTTAAACCCAAACTCATAATACATTTCTTTAATCCTAAGGTCCATTAAAAGCTACTCTATGTACCACACACTCTATCTATACATACATACTTAATCCTCCACATTTCACTTTCACATTAAATTCATAACCGTCTTGCATTCAaagtaaaaacataaaaatactaTATAGTCTCATTCCAATTTCTCTATTTCCTCATAGTAACTTTTTTTACATGTGACTCTTTAGAGTTGACCATCTTCATAAATAGTCAACCATTGATCATTgattaaaattatcataaattttaaaaatcctAACCACCATGTATAATCCTTGCTAGAAGTAAAAAATTATGactctttgaactctttttaaaatatttatagcaTCTGGTTTAGGAAATCAAAAGTGTCAAATGTACAAGGTATAAATGCATGTTGATTGTCAGAACATGTCCTCTCATGTTTGACCATTTTACTTGAAGTAACTTTGAGGATCATCTGTCCAACAGTAAAATCTCGAGTCGTCAATCCCACAAATGGAGAAACTCCAATCAAGTCCACGTATGCATATTTCCCTTCTACTACTCGTACACTAGAACATCGATTGGCTTCAGGTGatccatattaaaaaaattatcattttgtACATGgcaaaaaatactaaaatattcACAGAAAAATAAAGTGTAATGTACTACTAATACTATTCCTTCCTACTatatcaaacaataaaataaaatccagtAAGGGTAAAAATTGATAATGTTGCAGATGATTCTTCTTGTCTATATGCAATTGAAAGCTCAACTTGCCATTACATTGTACTTGAAGATGCTCAATTCTAACCACAAAAAAACTACTCAATTTTGGCCTATTATTATGTTGTTGTATTTTATACAAAACACAAATGAATTAAAACAAGGTGTAGTAATATAATAGTATAGTGTCTCAATTAACATGAACAAAAGCATAGGAAACAAAACACTACTAAGACCATATATTGTTATAGTACAATAGTTACACAGATTATACATTATAGTCCCATGTGTATATGATTTTCAACCAGCTACCAGTGCAGAATTGTCTGCAAAAATTACGTAATTGCCTTTGGCGTTACTCTCATACACATTCCATTAGAGAAACGGTCCCTCAAACTTTCTTGTTGACCATAGCAAAGGCAATAGTACTATGTGAAAAATTGAGAATGAAAAATCTTTCATGCAATTGGAAATAACATTATTCCATCCGTACATAATTTTTGGTCTTTTATAGTTTTATATatgattaataaataataaatattgataacttaagttttttgttttcaccattaGTATCTGGTCCACCGTCTATCTAgttcgggagtcagttctgaTATCAAATAGTTTCAGTCTCTCTCGATCGCAGTTGAGGAGAATCGAATCGTGATCATCCTTATcaagttcagcatcaatcaccactaaaccaactaacgattggttaaatattttagtttttgtaaaagtacaaatgataaaatatcattaattatgttttagtttcttaaaaaaaaacaaaatttttgaacaaaatgaaaaaaaaatctaaaaaccaaatattaaagaaaattagaCAATTAACAATTTGACAAGACTATTAGATTATgttagaataaaatatataaaaaaaaaagacatacaACTTGTTGTAATGTAACACCTAAATTAAAGGTTAAGAACCCAACTTACAATTTTTCATtactaaattaaaaaactatGTACTAAACCCAAAATCATAAAAGCCCACCAGAAATTTCCACTAGTAGTAGAACAAGAAAATCCCATAGAGACTATGGAATTGGAATTATTGTTGATATCACCATTGATGATCTCATTTTTGGCATTTGATTTTACCAAATGAACCTCTTCTTGGTCATGGCATGGCTTTACTCCATAAGGAACATTTTTTGTTGACATTACTCCAACTTGATAGCAAAGTTTAGGATTACTCCAAGCACCAAAACGTCTTCCCAATTTCCCAAAAAACCcttttgaaaattgaatttctCCTTTGAAATTATTTCCACTTAAGTAAAGTGCATTAAGAGAAGGAAGTGATTCTAGCTTTGGTAATAGCTTACCTGTAAGGTTGTTATCATTAAGTCCCAAAAATCTCAATTTCTTTAATTCTGATAATGACTCAGGAATTTCACCTGTCAAATTCATGTTAGAGAGTTCCAAAATCACcaaattttgaagatttttCCAATTTAAGTTCCTTATATCACCACCTAATGGATTATTTGATAAAACCATTTCTTCCAATGAATTCATTTCTTGTAAAGATGAAACCAATCCACAACATAATCTATTATTCCTTAAATCCATAAGTGTCAAATTCTTAAGATTACCAAATTCATTAAGCAACTTCCCTTCAAGAAAATTATGACTTAAATCAATCTTCAATGCTGAACTTAATCTTCCAATTGTTATAGGCAAATTTCCAGATAATGAATTTCTGCTTAAATCAAGGATTAACAAATCACTTAACCCTCCAAAAACATCTGGAATATTGCCACTAAAATTGTTTCCAGAAAGAACTAATCTCTTCAATTTCACAAGATTTCCAATTTCTTGAGGTATTTTACCTGATAAACCATTTTCTAGTAATACCAATGATTGAAGATTCTTGAGTAAACCAAAACTTGAAGGAATGTTACCAATGAGACCAGGATTTGATCTAAACTCTATGGATTCTACGTTTTCAGCAAGATTCTCCCAATTTTCAGTCGGAATTGAGACCGGAAGACTATTTGGTGATTGAAAACAGTTGAAGAATGATAGAACTTTAAGGTGCTTAAGCTGAAATAATTCTGGCTTAAATTCCAAATTATCATTAACACAAACTAGTGAATTATCATGAATAGGTCCAATGTTGATTACTGTTACATACCAAAGTCCATTGAATATATCACAAGAAACTCCCTGCAGaagaaaattacataaataaataaataattgaacaTTATGttctgaaaaataataattataatttcaGATATTGAATTGAATAAGTTCTGAAATTTCTGTTACATGGTTTAAATGTCATCATGTAATCATTTACTGTGTAGCcaataaaattttagaaaaggGGAGATAAGGATAAGACAATTGCTGTAAAACAATTGACATGCAACAGTTAAACAGtactactacaattaaacttgcaattaatttttttttattttagtaaatcAACATTTTGGTTCTTGAAAGTGTAATAATCGAGCTGTATAGCCTTTTTAATTTACGAAATAACAAATTAGTCCGTTAAATTAAAGAACATCAATTAATCGGTCTCTCCAATCTCCCGCAAAAAATCTTATTAGCTTccatcaaaatcaataaaatcatTCTTATTGTCTTGAATAGTCTACAAGACttttcttgtcaaaaaaaaaaaactctataaaACTTTTATAATTGTCATcctaaatttagaaaaatgacTAAATTGTTAACTCGGTATAATTTCAAAGACTAAAATGCtgatttactaaaaaaaaaaaatccactttAATTTGTAATTAAGCATAATGTAAAGAAAAGTTCACCTCATAATTCATTCACAAAATTAAGTCCAAAGCCTCATTTatgaagtaaataaataatactaataatagttaccaaaaaaaactactactacTCCGAGATTTATTGatgtttattgaataattgatgtattttatCTATATTGTAGATTAAATAGATTAATTGTTccataaatttgaaaaataaacttttgtttataatttataattaagatAGGAGGAAAGTATATCTTACTAGAAAGACAATTAACTTAGAAACTCATAAAAAACAATGGTAACATAAACTTGAACTGTTACCAAAAACATGATATTCTCTTTCTCGGTGCCGGGTCTTGAACCGAGTTTCTCGAGGTTGAGAATTCACTCCTCAACCAAGTGACCTCCCCGAGGAGACGggcacccaaaaaaaaaaacatgatattGTAGCACAGtataaaggtgtttttgattAGACTATTTACAGTATTAAGGTACATATGGGTGAAAAATAAATGTACCTGAATAGGAGTCCAACCACAAGGATCTGGATAGAGATCTGAGCCATTCCATGAATTACCAACAAAACCTTGAATTGCAGAATACAGAGCATTCAACTCTGTTTTCTCCATTGGAGTAACACCATAAGAATCTTCTTCTTGTCCATAGCATTTTTCATTCATAGAGAAAATAATCATAACCAAAATGAAACTACTAATCATAGCTTTAATGCACTTCATCATGTTGTTTTTGAGtcaaaaatgagtcaaaaacAAGATTATATGAACATTTCTCTCTTAGTGAAAAAGCTAAGATATAATAgcagagaagaagaaaagagaaagaaaaaacaagatCCTGAAAATATGCCTTAACTGAACaggaaaaataggaaaaaatgaGAATGAAGGAAACAAAAAAGCTGAACAACAAAGCCTGATAACCTGTGTTTTCTTCCTTGTGTTTAGGGAAAAAACTAAGGAAGAATGAActtgtatttatatatatataagaatatatgtatataaatatgtaaatataagaataaaaaaaggaagaacATAAAATCTTGTTATCACAGTTCTCGAAGATATAATAAagtcataataattaataacaatggctttaatttaatatatgatCAGAGAGTTCTGTGAGGTCTATAATATGAATGGCAAAAATAGGCTTTCCTTTTTCTGTACCTATTCTATGCAATTTGCACACCCTATATGTATTTGTCTTACTATTGAATTTTATTACTAATACTGTACTATAGATTAGTGAGATTATTGTTACTATATGAAATATTAGTAACTAGTGTTTAATGTATAGTTGGAATTATGgagtaaaataaaatgtatagtTGGAATAATGTAGTAGCATTAGTCACAACTTTAGGAGGCTATTAAATAGTAGTTGATggaaataattgatttttattagaGATACTAGTAGATTACtagatttatttatataagctAGTAAATTATGTAGTAGTATTAGTCATTATTTTAGGAGGCTATTAAAGTATTTTAGGCAGTTGAAGGGaataattgaattttattaGATACTACTAGGTTGCTAGATGATTTATACTGTATGAGCAAGAGTGTTACtataattgaatttatatgAAAATTGAGTTGAATATATATTTAGGTACATTCATATAAAAGTGAGtgttgaataataaatttgaatgtGCAAATTAATTCTAAAATTAGAAACTGCAATTTTTAACTTCAAATAGCATCAACTCTAAAAAAGTTATTAGGTTTGATTTGATAATGtgggatttgggtagtatatCAGAAGTCGTATGTTCGATCTAATCAACTCTAAAGAAACcaaacatgttaaaaaaaattatatctaaTCAATTTTATCTTTTCTAAAAATGAAACCATACATATACATACACATAGATGGAATTATGTATGTAGCATTACTCACAACTTCACAAGTCACAACTTTAGAAGGCTATTAAAGGGAAtaactaaatttttattatatattgcTAGATTAATTATTTAGATGAGTAACAATATGTAGCAGCATTATTGAAGTGAATTAGATAtacttgaaaaaataaaattgagagaaatAATGAggtataaaaatatgaaatatatagAGCCTAGATTGCTAGATCATTTATACAAGTGGTACCAAGTGATCATTAATATATAGTTGGAATTATGTATCTAGAAGCATTAGTCACAACTTTAGGGTACTATTAAA from Trifolium pratense cultivar HEN17-A07 linkage group LG1, ARS_RC_1.1, whole genome shotgun sequence includes these protein-coding regions:
- the LOC123920097 gene encoding piriformospora indica-insensitive protein 2-like, translated to MMKCIKAMISSFILVMIIFSMNEKCYGQEEDSYGVTPMEKTELNALYSAIQGFVGNSWNGSDLYPDPCGWTPIQGVSCDIFNGLWYVTVINIGPIHDNSLVCVNDNLEFKPELFQLKHLKVLSFFNCFQSPNSLPVSIPTENWENLAENVESIEFRSNPGLIGNIPSSFGLLKNLQSLVLLENGLSGKIPQEIGNLVKLKRLVLSGNNFSGNIPDVFGGLSDLLILDLSRNSLSGNLPITIGRLSSALKIDLSHNFLEGKLLNEFGNLKNLTLMDLRNNRLCCGLVSSLQEMNSLEEMVLSNNPLGGDIRNLNWKNLQNLVILELSNMNLTGEIPESLSELKKLRFLGLNDNNLTGKLLPKLESLPSLNALYLSGNNFKGEIQFSKGFFGKLGRRFGAWSNPKLCYQVGVMSTKNVPYGVKPCHDQEEVHLVKSNAKNEIINGDINNNSNSIVSMGFSCSTTSGNFWWAFMILGLVHSFLI